One stretch of Glycine soja cultivar W05 chromosome 7, ASM419377v2, whole genome shotgun sequence DNA includes these proteins:
- the LOC114419627 gene encoding uncharacterized protein LOC114419627 isoform X1, whose protein sequence is MIPRCSVSPPQIRPFQFQNLNGLRQLAETRRFKVWLLDQFGVLHDGKQPYPGAISTLENIAKTGAKMVIISNSSRRSSVTIEKVKGLGFDASLFLGAITSGELTHQYLQSRRDDPWFAALGRSCIHFTWNGRGAIPLEGLDLRVVENVEEAEFVLAHGTEALGNADGSSCSMKLEDMERILELCAAKGIPMVVANPDYVTVEARDLRVMPGTLAAKYEKLGGEVKWMGKPDEIIYKSAMAMAGTDVSDCIAVGDSFHHDIKGANAAGIESVFITGGIHATELGLHGFGEVADSSSVQSLATKYEAYPSYVLRAFTW, encoded by the exons ATGATACCCAGATGCTCTGTTTCACCCCCTCAGATTCGCCCATTTCAGTTTCAGAACTTGAACGGTCTCCGACAACTCGCCGAAACGCGGCGTTTCAAG GTATGGTTGCTGGACCAGTTCGGAGTCCTCCACGATGGAAAACAACCTTACCCCGGTGCCATTTCAACCT TAGAAAATATAGCTAAGACGGGTGCTAAGATGGTGATCATAAGCAACTCATCGAGACGTTCATCGGTGACTATTGAGAAAGTCAAGGGTCTTGGATTTGATGCCTCTCTTTTTCTGGGTGCCATCACTAGTGGAGAACTAACTCACCAGTACTTGCAAAG CAGGAGAGATGATCCTTGGTTTGCAGCTTTGGGAAGGTCTTGCATTCATTTCACCTGGAATGGCCGGGGAGCAATACCTCTCGAG GGCTTAGACTTGCGAGTCGTTGAGAATGTTGAAGAAgctgaatttgttttggctcatGGTACTGAAGCCTTGGGGAATGCCGATGGCAGTTCATGTTCAATGAAACTTGAAGACATGGAGAGGATATTGGAGCTTTGTGCTGCCAAAGGAATTCCTATGGTGGTAGCCAATCCAGATTATGTAACTGTTGAAGCTAGAGACTTGCGTGTGATGCCTG GTACACTGGCAGCTAAATATGAAAAGCTTGGGGGTGAAGTAAAATGGATGGGCAAACCTGATGAG ATAATCTACAAGTCAGCCATGGCCATGGCTGGCACAGATGTTTCTGACTGTATTGCTGTGGGTGATTCATTCCATCATGATATTAAAGGTGCTAATGCTGCTGGAATCGAATCTGTTTTCATCACTGGCGGGATTCATGCTACTGAACTTGGACTCCATGGTTTTGGAGAAGTTGCAGATTCATCTTCTGTGCAATCACTTGCCACCAAATATGAAGCTTATCCTTCTTATGTGTTGCGTGCATTCACATGGTAG
- the LOC114419627 gene encoding uncharacterized protein LOC114419627 isoform X2 has translation MIPRCSVSPPQIRPFQFQNLNGLRQLAETRRFKVWLLDQFGVLHDGKQPYPGAISTLENIAKTGAKMVIISNSSRRSSVTIEKVKGLGFDASLFLGAITSGELTHQYLQRRDDPWFAALGRSCIHFTWNGRGAIPLEGLDLRVVENVEEAEFVLAHGTEALGNADGSSCSMKLEDMERILELCAAKGIPMVVANPDYVTVEARDLRVMPGTLAAKYEKLGGEVKWMGKPDEIIYKSAMAMAGTDVSDCIAVGDSFHHDIKGANAAGIESVFITGGIHATELGLHGFGEVADSSSVQSLATKYEAYPSYVLRAFTW, from the exons ATGATACCCAGATGCTCTGTTTCACCCCCTCAGATTCGCCCATTTCAGTTTCAGAACTTGAACGGTCTCCGACAACTCGCCGAAACGCGGCGTTTCAAG GTATGGTTGCTGGACCAGTTCGGAGTCCTCCACGATGGAAAACAACCTTACCCCGGTGCCATTTCAACCT TAGAAAATATAGCTAAGACGGGTGCTAAGATGGTGATCATAAGCAACTCATCGAGACGTTCATCGGTGACTATTGAGAAAGTCAAGGGTCTTGGATTTGATGCCTCTCTTTTTCTGGGTGCCATCACTAGTGGAGAACTAACTCACCAGTACTTGCAAAG GAGAGATGATCCTTGGTTTGCAGCTTTGGGAAGGTCTTGCATTCATTTCACCTGGAATGGCCGGGGAGCAATACCTCTCGAG GGCTTAGACTTGCGAGTCGTTGAGAATGTTGAAGAAgctgaatttgttttggctcatGGTACTGAAGCCTTGGGGAATGCCGATGGCAGTTCATGTTCAATGAAACTTGAAGACATGGAGAGGATATTGGAGCTTTGTGCTGCCAAAGGAATTCCTATGGTGGTAGCCAATCCAGATTATGTAACTGTTGAAGCTAGAGACTTGCGTGTGATGCCTG GTACACTGGCAGCTAAATATGAAAAGCTTGGGGGTGAAGTAAAATGGATGGGCAAACCTGATGAG ATAATCTACAAGTCAGCCATGGCCATGGCTGGCACAGATGTTTCTGACTGTATTGCTGTGGGTGATTCATTCCATCATGATATTAAAGGTGCTAATGCTGCTGGAATCGAATCTGTTTTCATCACTGGCGGGATTCATGCTACTGAACTTGGACTCCATGGTTTTGGAGAAGTTGCAGATTCATCTTCTGTGCAATCACTTGCCACCAAATATGAAGCTTATCCTTCTTATGTGTTGCGTGCATTCACATGGTAG
- the LOC114419627 gene encoding uncharacterized protein LOC114419627 isoform X3 has protein sequence MVIISNSSRRSSVTIEKVKGLGFDASLFLGAITSGELTHQYLQRRDDPWFAALGRSCIHFTWNGRGAIPLEGLDLRVVENVEEAEFVLAHGTEALGNADGSSCSMKLEDMERILELCAAKGIPMVVANPDYVTVEARDLRVMPGTLAAKYEKLGGEVKWMGKPDEIIYKSAMAMAGTDVSDCIAVGDSFHHDIKGANAAGIESVFITGGIHATELGLHGFGEVADSSSVQSLATKYEAYPSYVLRAFTW, from the exons ATGGTGATCATAAGCAACTCATCGAGACGTTCATCGGTGACTATTGAGAAAGTCAAGGGTCTTGGATTTGATGCCTCTCTTTTTCTGGGTGCCATCACTAGTGGAGAACTAACTCACCAGTACTTGCAAAG GAGAGATGATCCTTGGTTTGCAGCTTTGGGAAGGTCTTGCATTCATTTCACCTGGAATGGCCGGGGAGCAATACCTCTCGAG GGCTTAGACTTGCGAGTCGTTGAGAATGTTGAAGAAgctgaatttgttttggctcatGGTACTGAAGCCTTGGGGAATGCCGATGGCAGTTCATGTTCAATGAAACTTGAAGACATGGAGAGGATATTGGAGCTTTGTGCTGCCAAAGGAATTCCTATGGTGGTAGCCAATCCAGATTATGTAACTGTTGAAGCTAGAGACTTGCGTGTGATGCCTG GTACACTGGCAGCTAAATATGAAAAGCTTGGGGGTGAAGTAAAATGGATGGGCAAACCTGATGAG ATAATCTACAAGTCAGCCATGGCCATGGCTGGCACAGATGTTTCTGACTGTATTGCTGTGGGTGATTCATTCCATCATGATATTAAAGGTGCTAATGCTGCTGGAATCGAATCTGTTTTCATCACTGGCGGGATTCATGCTACTGAACTTGGACTCCATGGTTTTGGAGAAGTTGCAGATTCATCTTCTGTGCAATCACTTGCCACCAAATATGAAGCTTATCCTTCTTATGTGTTGCGTGCATTCACATGGTAG